One Microbacter margulisiae genomic window carries:
- the rsfS gene encoding ribosome silencing factor — protein sequence MDNKHLVKSIVEGIQEKKGKNIVVVDLTKFENAACSFFVICEGDSNTHISAITRSVKEYVHKKAEAKPVAIDGTDNAQWVAMDYLQAIVHIFQREPRRFYDIEHLWADAEITQIADLA from the coding sequence ATGGATAACAAGCACTTAGTTAAATCAATTGTTGAGGGAATTCAAGAAAAAAAAGGGAAGAATATTGTTGTGGTTGACTTGACAAAGTTTGAAAACGCAGCATGTAGTTTCTTCGTCATTTGTGAAGGTGATTCTAATACGCATATCTCCGCGATTACTCGTTCCGTGAAAGAATATGTGCATAAAAAAGCAGAGGCAAAACCGGTAGCCATTGATGGGACTGACAATGCACAATGGGTAGCAATGGATTATCTTCAGGCTATTGTTCATATTTTCCAACGCGAACCACGTCGTTTTTATGATATTGAGCATTTATGGGCCGATGCGGAAATTACTCAAATTGCTGATTTGGCATAA